The region CTGCCCGGACTGAAAATCTATCTGGAACGCAAAGGCGCTCTGCCCCGCGGACTGGTACTGGGTCTGGCCGGCATCATCACTTATTATAAAGGCGGCAAGCGCGGCAACGACGAGATCATGCCCAACGACGACCAGGCAATCATCGACCTGCTGAAACGGCTCTGGGCCACGGGCGATCCCTGCCATGTGGCCGAAGGAGTGCTGGGAGCGGAATTCATCTGGGGCGAGGACCTCAACAAGATTCCCGGCCTCACCGCCCAACTCTGCGCCGATCTGAAACTGATCCAGGCCGAGGGCATGGCAGCAGCCGTGAAACAAATCGTATAATTCCTCCCGTTTATGGCAACATTCATTCGGATCAATCCGGCCGACAACGTGGCCGTAGCCATCGAACCCCTGCACAAGGGCGACAGCGTGCAGATCGGGGAAGAGTTGATCGTACTGGCCGCGGATATCCCCGCCGGACACAAATTCGCGCTGAAAGATTTCGCACCGGGCGAACACATCGTCAAATACGGCTACCCGATCGGGCATGCCCGCGAGGCGATCGCCCGGGGAGCCTGGGTCAACGAAAAGAATATCAAAACCAATCTGGACGGCGTGCTGGAATACACTTACCGGCCGCAAACGGTGACGCTCGACATTCCGAAGAGCGACCGTACGTTCCGGGGCTACCGTCGTGCCGACGGTTCGGTGGGTACGCGCAACGAAATCTGGATCGTCCCCACCGTGGGCTGCGTGAACGGAGCCGTGGGCCGGTTGGCCGAGATGCTCCGGGCCGAGACGAAAGGCGAAGGGGTGGACGCCATCGCCGCGTTCCCCCACAACTACGGATGCTCCCAGCTCGGAGGTGACCACGAGAATACGCGCAAGATTCTGCGGGACCTGGTGCTCCATCCCAATGCGGGCGGCGTACTGGTAGTGGGTCTCGGCTGCGAAAACAACCAGTTGTCGGCTTTCCGGGAGATGCTCGGCAAGGTCGATCCTGCCCGCATCAAGTTTATGGAGACCCAGAAAGTGAAGGGCGACGAACTGGAAGAGGGCATGCGGCTCCTGCGCGAAATCTACGAGGTGGTCCGGAAGGACGAACGCACCGACGTGCCCGTCTCCGAACTGCGCGTGGGCCTCAAATGCGGCGGTTCGGACGGATTCTCGGGCATTACGGCCAATCCCCTGCTGGGAGTCTTTTCCGACTGGCTGACGGCGCAGGGCGGCACGACCGTGCTGACCGAAGTACCGGAGATGTTCGGCGCCGAAACGATCCTGATGAACCGTTGCCAGGACGAAGCCACGTTCGACAAGACCGTCCACCTGATCAACGATTTCAAGGAGTATTTCATCCGGAACGAACAGCCGATCTACGAGAACCCCTCGCCGGGCAACAAGGCAGGCGGCATATCCACGCTGGAAGAGAAATCGCTGGGCTGCACGCAGAAGTGCGGCAAGGCGACCGTACGCGACGTACTGATGTACGGCGACCGAATCAAAACGCGCGGACTGAACCTGCTTTCGGCCCCGGGAAACGATCTGGTGGCGGCCACGGCACTCGCCTCGGCCGGCTGCCAGATGGTACTCTTCACCACGGGACGGGGCACCCCTTTCGGCACCTACGTCCCCACCATGAAGATTTCCACCAACAGCACCCTGGCAGCCAACAAGCCCAACTGGATCGACTTCAACGCGGGAGTCATCGTGGAGAACCGGACGATCGGAGAGACCTGCGCCGATTTCACGGACTACGTGATCCGCGTGGCCAGTGGTGAAAAAGTCAACAACGAAAAGAGCGGTTTCCGCGAGATCGCCATCTTCAAAACGGGCGTAACGCTCTGACAACAAATCCGAATCTACCGGAAGAGGGTGCCCCGCAAACCGCAGGCACCCTCTTTTCCTTTCCGGCCGACACCGGCAACCAGCCCCTTCTATTCGGCCACCAGCTCGATCCGGTTGCCGTCCGGGTCGCACACCACGCTCTCGAAAAAGCCGTCGCCGGTCACGCGGGGCTCTCCCGCCACTTCGTATCCCGCGCTGCGCAGCCGCCCGGTCAGCCCGACCACTTCGTCCCGGCTTCCCGCCGAGAACGCCAGATGACAAAATCCGGTGCACACCTCTCCGGGCCCGCAGGCCACATCCCGACTGCGCATGATCTCCAGCGAAGCCCCCTCCCCGAACGAGAGGAAATAGGATTCGAATCCCTTGTCCGGGTTCACGTATTTCGGGCCGGCAGTCGCGCCCAGCCACTGCACGTAAAAATCCCTCAACTCTTCGAGGCGGGTGGTCCACAAGGCGACGTGTGCGATCTTCATCGGTTTTCGGTTTTCCGTACGACAAAAAAGCCGCCCGGCAAAGGCGGCTTTATAACGTTTATATCTTAATCCGCTTACAGCGAGTTCACGTGAACCTGCAGGCTTCCCTTGAGGTTGCCGGCCTTGTTCTTGTGAATCACGTTTTTCTTGGCAAGCTTATCCAGCATGGCCGTAACTTTGGGAAGCAGGGCTTCGGCGGCACTCTTGTCGGTGGTGTTGCGCAGCGCCTTCATCGCGTTACGGGCAGTCTTGTGATAATACCTGTTCTGCAGCCGCTTGGCCTCAGTCTGACGGATTCTTTTCTCAGATGACTTGTGGTTTGCCATGTTCCTTTTATTAAAAAGCGTCTTTAAATTTCGTAGCCCATAGGAGAATCGAACTCCTCTTTCAAGAATGAAAATCTTGCGTCCTAACCGATAGACGAATGGGCCATCGTACGCCGATGTGTTAATTTCAGCGGTGCAAAGGTAACTAAAAAGTGACAATATGCAAATATTTCACCGAAAAAAGTGACGGGAAGCGTTTTTTCATCCTGTCATTCGGCCGCCGGAGTGTCGTACATCATGTAATCGGCAGCCAGCAGCACGAGCAGCATGAAATAAGAGACCGCTCCGCTGAACCAGGCCGAAAGCAGCAGCGACAGCACGGCCACAGAGATGACGGCCCGCGCCTGTCTCCGCCGGGGCATGCTCCGGAAACGGAGCAGACAGGCCACCGTGCGCCGGACCGTGCCCAGCAGGTAAAAGGCCAGGGCGACGAGCGTGGCAGCCAGCCCCGCCGCCGGGTAATCCCGGTTTAGCAGCGCACCGAGCACGACCAGCCCCACGACGATTAAAATAAAACTCTTTCCGGACATCCCAATAAAATTCACACACCGCAAAGGTACAATAAAAATCTTTTCGTAGTTTTGTCCC is a window of Gallalistipes aquisgranensis DNA encoding:
- a CDS encoding UxaA family hydrolase, with the protein product MATFIRINPADNVAVAIEPLHKGDSVQIGEELIVLAADIPAGHKFALKDFAPGEHIVKYGYPIGHAREAIARGAWVNEKNIKTNLDGVLEYTYRPQTVTLDIPKSDRTFRGYRRADGSVGTRNEIWIVPTVGCVNGAVGRLAEMLRAETKGEGVDAIAAFPHNYGCSQLGGDHENTRKILRDLVLHPNAGGVLVVGLGCENNQLSAFREMLGKVDPARIKFMETQKVKGDELEEGMRLLREIYEVVRKDERTDVPVSELRVGLKCGGSDGFSGITANPLLGVFSDWLTAQGGTTVLTEVPEMFGAETILMNRCQDEATFDKTVHLINDFKEYFIRNEQPIYENPSPGNKAGGISTLEEKSLGCTQKCGKATVRDVLMYGDRIKTRGLNLLSAPGNDLVAATALASAGCQMVLFTTGRGTPFGTYVPTMKISTNSTLAANKPNWIDFNAGVIVENRTIGETCADFTDYVIRVASGEKVNNEKSGFREIAIFKTGVTL
- a CDS encoding VOC family protein, with the translated sequence MKIAHVALWTTRLEELRDFYVQWLGATAGPKYVNPDKGFESYFLSFGEGASLEIMRSRDVACGPGEVCTGFCHLAFSAGSRDEVVGLTGRLRSAGYEVAGEPRVTGDGFFESVVCDPDGNRIELVAE
- the rpsT gene encoding 30S ribosomal protein S20 gives rise to the protein MANHKSSEKRIRQTEAKRLQNRYYHKTARNAMKALRNTTDKSAAEALLPKVTAMLDKLAKKNVIHKNKAGNLKGSLQVHVNSL